One part of the Gemmatimonadaceae bacterium genome encodes these proteins:
- a CDS encoding HigA family addiction module antidote protein, whose product MVRIPTHRAPIHPGEILQEEFLIPMGVTQRELADAIRVPYQRVNELVNGRRGITPETALRLARYFGTTAGFWMNLQQRCALYDAQLAASRELAQIHRRQATTRRAARRAV is encoded by the coding sequence ATGGTTCGCATCCCCACGCACCGCGCGCCCATACACCCCGGAGAGATTCTCCAGGAGGAGTTCCTCATTCCGATGGGCGTCACCCAGCGAGAACTCGCCGACGCCATTCGGGTGCCTTACCAGCGCGTCAACGAGCTCGTCAACGGGCGACGCGGCATTACCCCGGAGACCGCCTTGCGTCTGGCCAGGTACTTCGGCACGACCGCGGGGTTCTGGATGAACCTGCAACAGCGCTGTGCTTTGTATGACGCGCAGCTCGCGGCATCTCGCGAGTTGGCTCAGATTCACCGTCGCCAGGCCACCACGCGCCGTGCGGCACGGAGAGCGGTATGA
- a CDS encoding phospholipase: MSEYQKNARNAKALFTLRVHRGDGMCLLAMNWKRTRPPTDFVGFAIEYKEPDGDRFYALKNRIAFPTAAGDTNPNRLSTRLSPIQKFRWVHFPRNAELPGEFTYRVTPVFMNDLDELSYGEPQVVEIALRRETYPNKLNVTFTRGFVSSQAFVDKYVLEGQTPTEAVRMLLPAKADAGLEFVPTHPRASAALEWMGFEARSAILEVLDEAIADPTAQVRAVLYDLNEPDVLSRLERLGQRLRIIIDDDGAHGEETSAESRAAARLAGTAAFVKRQHLGKLQHNKTIVVDGKRVQRCVCGSTNLSWRGFFVQNNNAIVLRGARAVQLFRAAYDHYEANDTAKAFGGTSSAMWSDLQLPGIDAQVSFSPKVREHSALEAIGKDIADQTTSSLFFSLAFLYQTPGAIQEAIAKLQADDRVFCYGISDHAVKGLTKDGDPKGDALGVKLQKPSGRVTLIHPEALSKHLPQPFKAEPTGGGGTRLHHKFIVIDFDKPTARVYTGSYNFSKAADASNGENLLLIRDRRVAVSYVVEALRIFDHYHFRVAQADASKARTRLHLKRPPRKPGEHPWWSADYSDPRKVLDRELFA, from the coding sequence ATGAGCGAATACCAGAAGAACGCGCGCAACGCGAAGGCGCTGTTCACCCTTCGGGTCCACCGCGGCGACGGGATGTGCCTGCTGGCCATGAATTGGAAGCGCACCAGGCCGCCGACCGATTTCGTGGGCTTTGCCATCGAATACAAGGAGCCCGATGGCGATCGGTTCTACGCCCTCAAGAACCGCATCGCGTTTCCCACGGCCGCGGGCGACACGAATCCCAACCGGCTGTCCACGCGCCTCTCGCCGATCCAGAAGTTCCGGTGGGTCCACTTTCCGCGGAACGCGGAGCTGCCCGGCGAGTTCACCTATCGCGTGACGCCGGTGTTCATGAACGACCTCGATGAGCTGAGCTACGGCGAGCCACAGGTCGTGGAGATCGCGCTGCGGCGTGAGACGTATCCAAACAAGCTCAACGTTACCTTCACGCGCGGGTTTGTCTCGTCGCAGGCCTTCGTCGACAAGTACGTACTCGAGGGGCAGACGCCGACCGAGGCGGTGCGCATGCTGCTCCCGGCAAAGGCCGACGCCGGTCTGGAGTTCGTCCCCACGCACCCCAGGGCCAGTGCAGCGCTCGAGTGGATGGGCTTCGAGGCGCGGAGCGCGATCCTCGAGGTGCTCGACGAGGCCATCGCCGACCCCACCGCACAGGTGCGCGCGGTGCTCTACGACCTCAACGAGCCAGACGTACTCTCGCGTCTGGAGCGGCTCGGCCAGCGCCTGCGCATCATCATCGACGACGACGGGGCGCATGGAGAGGAGACCTCGGCGGAATCACGGGCCGCGGCGCGACTCGCCGGTACGGCAGCCTTCGTCAAGCGACAGCACCTGGGCAAGCTTCAGCACAACAAGACGATCGTGGTCGACGGCAAGCGCGTGCAGCGCTGCGTCTGTGGTTCGACGAATCTCTCGTGGCGCGGATTCTTCGTGCAGAACAACAATGCGATCGTGCTGCGGGGCGCCAGAGCGGTGCAGCTCTTTCGTGCGGCGTACGATCACTACGAAGCCAATGACACGGCAAAGGCGTTTGGCGGAACGAGCTCGGCTATGTGGAGCGACCTGCAACTCCCGGGCATCGACGCGCAGGTGAGCTTCTCGCCGAAGGTCAGGGAGCATTCGGCACTCGAGGCCATCGGCAAGGACATCGCCGATCAGACCACTTCGAGCCTCTTCTTCTCGCTGGCCTTTCTGTACCAGACGCCGGGCGCCATCCAGGAGGCAATCGCCAAACTGCAGGCGGACGATCGCGTCTTCTGTTACGGCATCTCAGACCACGCCGTGAAGGGCCTCACGAAGGACGGCGACCCCAAGGGAGACGCACTCGGCGTCAAGCTGCAAAAACCCAGTGGCCGCGTGACGCTCATCCATCCCGAGGCGCTGTCGAAGCACCTCCCGCAGCCGTTCAAGGCGGAGCCGACCGGCGGGGGCGGCACGCGCCTGCACCACAAGTTCATCGTGATCGACTTCGACAAACCCACGGCGCGTGTGTACACCGGGTCGTACAACTTCTCGAAGGCCGCGGATGCGTCAAACGGGGAGAACCTGCTCCTGATCCGCGACCGTCGCGTCGCCGTGAGCTACGTGGTCGAGGCGCTCCGCATTTTCGATCACTATCACTTCCGGGTGGCGCAGGCGGACGCGAGCAAGGCGCGCACGCGCCTGCACCTGAAGAGGCCGCCGCGAAAGCCCGGGGAGCATCCATGGTGGAGCGCAGACTACTCCGACCCCCGAAAGGTGCTCGACCGCGAGCTGTTCGCCTGA
- a CDS encoding O-methyltransferase — MSDPKETWTQVDRWYEDRLQLNDPVLDAALAASNAAGLPPISVTAAQGKLLQMLVALRGATRILEIGTLGGYSTIWMARALPPSGWLLSLEINPEHAALARDNIARAGLSDRVEVRVAPAAESLAALVQAGVEPFDLVFIDADKASSDAYVAFALKLSRPGTILVVDNVVRDGAITQPAPADADIRGLQQMLPRFADQSRIATTVIQTVGSKGYDGLLIAVVGG, encoded by the coding sequence ATGAGCGACCCCAAGGAGACCTGGACGCAGGTCGATCGCTGGTACGAGGACCGTCTGCAGCTCAACGACCCGGTGCTCGACGCGGCACTGGCCGCGAGCAACGCCGCCGGGCTTCCACCGATCAGCGTCACCGCGGCGCAGGGCAAGCTGCTGCAGATGCTGGTTGCTCTGCGGGGCGCAACGCGGATCCTGGAGATCGGAACCCTCGGCGGCTACAGCACCATCTGGATGGCGCGTGCACTGCCGCCGAGTGGTTGGCTGCTCTCGCTGGAGATCAATCCTGAGCACGCGGCCCTGGCGCGTGACAACATCGCGCGTGCGGGCCTTAGTGATCGGGTGGAGGTGCGGGTGGCGCCGGCCGCGGAGTCCCTGGCCGCGCTCGTGCAGGCCGGGGTGGAGCCGTTCGACCTGGTCTTCATCGACGCCGACAAGGCGAGCAGCGATGCGTACGTGGCCTTTGCTCTGAAGCTCTCGCGACCGGGCACAATCCTCGTCGTCGACAACGTGGTACGTGATGGGGCCATCACCCAGCCCGCGCCCGCCGACGCCGATATCCGCGGCCTCCAGCAGATGCTTCCGCGCTTCGCCGACCAGTCGCGGATCGCGACCACGGTGATCCAGACGGTGGGGAGCAAGGGGTATGACGGCCTCCTGATTGCGGTCGTTGGGGGTTGA
- a CDS encoding type II toxin-antitoxin system RelE/ParE family toxin gives MIRSFRGAGTEDVFNGADTKSARRTCASAIWRVAQRKLEALDSAEDLSDLRIPPGNRLEVLRGDRVGQHSIRINDQYRICFVWTDAGPSDVEIVDYH, from the coding sequence GTGATACGATCGTTCCGGGGTGCCGGCACGGAGGATGTCTTCAACGGTGCCGACACGAAGTCTGCTCGTCGAACCTGTGCGTCGGCGATCTGGCGGGTGGCGCAGCGCAAGCTGGAAGCCCTCGACTCGGCGGAGGACCTCAGCGATCTGAGGATCCCTCCAGGCAACCGGCTGGAGGTTCTGCGGGGTGATCGCGTCGGCCAGCACAGCATTCGCATCAACGATCAGTACCGGATCTGTTTCGTCTGGACCGACGCCGGTCCAAGCGACGTCGAGATCGTCGACTACCACTGA
- a CDS encoding cytochrome oxidase has product MTIQDRIWAVALVGIGLVALAFLYVISQASKPADANAASRSAHTAHRLRTLLFVALLTVFAVGSWATLRPFPIASQRSTSDAQQVVDVTAGQWYWKIDPDTVEVGRPVEFRVTSADVNHGFAIYAPDGHIATQTQAMPGYTNVLRYRFEEPGTYTVQCLEFCGLGHAPMLVTLQVAAPMLQ; this is encoded by the coding sequence ATGACCATCCAGGACAGGATCTGGGCGGTTGCCCTCGTGGGAATCGGCCTGGTCGCACTGGCCTTCCTGTACGTGATCAGCCAGGCGAGCAAGCCGGCAGACGCCAACGCCGCCTCGCGATCCGCGCACACGGCACATCGCCTGCGCACACTGCTCTTCGTGGCCCTCCTGACCGTCTTTGCTGTCGGCAGTTGGGCCACGCTCCGTCCGTTCCCCATCGCGTCTCAGCGGTCGACAAGCGACGCGCAGCAGGTGGTGGACGTGACGGCCGGGCAGTGGTACTGGAAGATCGACCCGGATACGGTGGAAGTGGGGCGCCCGGTGGAGTTTCGGGTGACGAGCGCTGACGTGAACCACGGATTCGCGATCTACGCACCGGACGGACACATCGCGACGCAGACGCAGGCCATGCCGGGGTACACCAACGTCCTGCGCTACCGCTTCGAGGAACCCGGCACCTACACGGTGCAGTGCCTGGAGTTCTGCGGTCTGGGACACGCGCCGATGCTGGTCACCCTCCAGGTGGCGGCGCCCATGCTGCAATGA
- a CDS encoding PepSY domain-containing protein encodes MPGSRSGPIALITSSAAALRTVLFWSHLAIGVATAVLVLLMSVTGVMLGFERQMILWFDGAPRLTQAPASPRLSIDSLLALHHAAPGDVASVSLRADPLDNVTVRFRDRERTPLVMNPYTGEDISVPPGGDGQAFFSGLRRWHRWVGVTSDEARATARKYTGAANLLFALLAVSGLYLWWPRRWTRAIVKSTTVFSWSLQGKPRDFNWHNSLGFWSAIPLFLIAATGVFISYQWPGRWLDRVAGTPEEREAAIAASRPGPTGGARGAAGAAGAGARAGEGRGEPAGDTEPAPARASFDVLARQAAAQVPEWRSISITAAAARDTAALVAVAEGNTYRPDLRSTLVLDAGTGAVLQVRDYSSLSTSRKIRAWTRFGHTGEVFGLTGQVLATLFSAVACVLVWTGIALSLRRFSAWWRRRTGVAA; translated from the coding sequence ATGCCGGGTAGCCGCTCCGGGCCGATCGCGCTCATCACGAGCAGCGCGGCGGCCCTTCGTACCGTCCTGTTCTGGTCGCACCTGGCCATCGGCGTGGCCACGGCCGTGCTCGTCCTGCTCATGTCCGTGACCGGAGTAATGCTCGGTTTCGAGCGCCAGATGATCCTTTGGTTCGACGGCGCGCCGAGGCTGACCCAGGCGCCCGCGTCTCCGCGGCTCTCTATTGATTCACTGCTCGCTCTTCACCACGCTGCGCCCGGCGATGTCGCGAGTGTGTCGCTCCGCGCCGATCCGCTCGACAACGTCACCGTGCGGTTTCGCGATCGCGAACGCACGCCGCTCGTCATGAACCCGTACACCGGCGAGGACATCAGCGTCCCTCCTGGCGGGGACGGTCAGGCGTTCTTCAGCGGACTGCGGCGATGGCATCGCTGGGTGGGCGTGACGTCGGACGAAGCGCGCGCCACCGCGCGCAAGTACACTGGTGCAGCCAACCTGCTCTTTGCGCTCCTCGCGGTGTCGGGGCTCTACCTGTGGTGGCCGCGCCGATGGACCCGCGCCATCGTGAAGTCCACCACCGTGTTCAGCTGGTCACTTCAGGGCAAGCCGCGCGATTTCAACTGGCACAACTCACTCGGCTTCTGGTCGGCGATCCCGCTGTTCCTCATTGCGGCGACCGGCGTGTTCATCTCCTACCAGTGGCCAGGGCGCTGGCTCGATCGTGTTGCCGGCACCCCGGAAGAGCGAGAGGCGGCCATTGCCGCATCGCGGCCCGGCCCCACAGGTGGCGCGCGAGGTGCCGCAGGGGCCGCCGGTGCCGGCGCACGTGCTGGTGAAGGGCGCGGCGAACCCGCTGGCGACACCGAACCGGCGCCAGCGCGCGCCTCGTTCGACGTTCTTGCGCGTCAGGCCGCGGCGCAGGTTCCGGAGTGGCGGTCCATCTCGATCACGGCGGCCGCCGCACGTGACACCGCCGCTCTCGTTGCTGTCGCCGAAGGCAACACCTATCGACCGGACCTCCGAAGCACCTTGGTGCTGGATGCTGGCACCGGCGCCGTGCTGCAGGTGCGCGACTATTCATCGCTCAGCACGAGCCGGAAGATCCGCGCCTGGACGCGCTTTGGGCACACGGGCGAGGTGTTCGGGCTGACGGGCCAGGTGCTCGCGACCCTGTTCAGCGCCGTGGCGTGCGTTTTGGTGTGGACGGGCATCGCGCTCTCACTGCGCCGGTTCTCGGCGTGGTGGCGACGTCGCACAGGCGTCGCGGCGTAG
- a CDS encoding SCO family protein produces the protein MSARRAVPASLLILAAGVAVLAFATDGFRAFTTETARRLDVRARPRPVPAVALESADGSRMPFTALRGRWLLVDFIYTRCTTWCVAQGGAFARLQDSLAAPINRGQVMLVSVSFDPAHDDPARLADYLHHSGDRGAGWIAARPTEATGLEALMRTFGVTAVPDGLGGFVHNSAIAVVDPAGRLVTIVDWNDAPAAARYVTDRLGS, from the coding sequence TTGTCGGCACGGCGGGCGGTTCCGGCTAGCCTGCTGATCCTGGCGGCCGGCGTCGCGGTCCTGGCGTTCGCCACCGACGGGTTCCGCGCGTTCACGACGGAGACCGCGCGCCGCCTCGACGTGCGTGCGCGCCCGCGCCCCGTTCCCGCTGTGGCGCTGGAATCGGCCGACGGCAGCCGCATGCCCTTCACCGCTCTGCGCGGGCGTTGGCTGCTGGTGGACTTCATCTACACGCGCTGCACCACGTGGTGCGTGGCCCAGGGTGGCGCATTCGCCAGGCTCCAGGACAGCCTGGCCGCACCGATCAACCGCGGACAGGTGATGCTCGTGAGCGTCAGCTTCGACCCGGCGCACGACGATCCCGCGCGGCTCGCCGACTACCTGCACCACTCCGGCGATCGCGGCGCCGGGTGGATTGCCGCGCGGCCCACGGAGGCGACGGGTCTCGAGGCGCTCATGCGCACCTTCGGCGTCACCGCCGTGCCTGATGGGCTTGGAGGGTTCGTCCACAACTCGGCGATCGCTGTCGTCGATCCTGCCGGGCGACTGGTGACCATCGTGGACTGGAACGACGCGCCGGCTGCGGCGCGATACGTGACCGATCGTCTCGGATCATGA
- a CDS encoding TolC family protein produces MLLLCCVAAPLRAPAQGASDSDTLVLSARDVRQRAASRSPDLRAAVLAIAAARGDLRQAHLLSFNPELQMVSPGTAPAGQGSPIELSLIQELEIGGQRGLRVEAAQRGLARTSFEVRDRARLVIGEALLAFFRLAAAEARLDVAERMLRLNDALAAAVRTQLEEGEISALEATLATVEAGRSHAQVLSARREVTTHAASLARALGEAPARPFAVVIDSLPGESNALDERGLIEAALRDRPDLSAAREEIAQAGSQARLAARDALPNLRLGAVAERNRGTGDPRVGLSVGIGLPVFNRQQGNRARSDADAERARRGRAATEVAVRAEVTEAVRALTLAREARRVYARAALAPARTNSALLDTAHRAGKITLPTLLLLRNQLLGAELGYWDTWLAEQEAGVRLDLATGALTPGADDLAPLARGQQETDR; encoded by the coding sequence TTGTTGCTGCTCTGCTGCGTCGCAGCGCCCCTGCGCGCACCCGCGCAGGGTGCGTCCGACAGCGACACACTCGTTCTCTCGGCGCGCGACGTCCGTCAGCGGGCCGCGAGCCGATCGCCTGATCTCCGCGCTGCCGTCCTGGCGATTGCTGCCGCCCGCGGCGATCTCCGACAGGCGCATCTCCTGTCCTTCAATCCCGAACTCCAGATGGTTTCACCGGGCACGGCTCCGGCCGGCCAGGGGAGCCCCATTGAGCTGTCGCTCATTCAGGAGCTGGAAATCGGAGGTCAGCGAGGCCTGCGCGTCGAAGCCGCGCAGCGCGGGCTCGCACGTACCTCGTTCGAGGTCCGGGATCGCGCGCGCCTCGTGATCGGTGAGGCGCTGCTGGCCTTCTTCCGCCTCGCGGCTGCCGAGGCCCGCCTCGACGTCGCCGAGCGCATGCTGCGGCTCAACGACGCACTGGCGGCCGCGGTTCGTACCCAGCTCGAAGAAGGCGAGATCAGCGCACTCGAGGCCACGCTCGCGACCGTAGAGGCCGGACGATCACATGCGCAGGTGCTCTCGGCGCGTCGCGAGGTGACCACACATGCCGCGTCGCTCGCACGCGCGCTCGGCGAAGCGCCAGCGCGGCCGTTCGCAGTGGTGATCGACTCCCTGCCTGGCGAGTCGAATGCACTCGATGAGCGCGGGTTGATCGAGGCAGCACTGAGGGATCGCCCGGACCTGAGCGCGGCACGCGAGGAGATCGCGCAGGCCGGCTCGCAGGCGCGGCTGGCCGCGCGCGACGCGCTCCCGAACCTGCGCCTGGGCGCCGTGGCAGAGCGCAACCGTGGCACCGGCGATCCGCGAGTCGGGCTCAGCGTCGGGATCGGCCTTCCGGTGTTCAATCGGCAGCAGGGCAACCGCGCTCGGTCTGACGCAGATGCTGAGCGCGCGCGCCGCGGTCGCGCGGCCACGGAGGTCGCCGTGCGCGCCGAGGTGACCGAAGCCGTGCGAGCGCTCACGCTTGCGCGCGAGGCTCGGCGTGTGTATGCGCGCGCCGCGCTCGCGCCGGCGCGCACAAACAGCGCGCTGCTGGACACCGCCCATCGCGCCGGGAAGATCACCCTTCCCACCCTGCTCCTGCTCCGCAACCAGTTGCTGGGGGCGGAGCTGGGCTACTGGGATACATGGCTGGCCGAACAGGAGGCCGGGGTAAGGCTCGACCTCGCGACGGGCGCGCTGACGCCCGGCGCCGACGACCTTGCACCGCTCGCCCGCGGCCAGCAGGAGACGGACCGATGA
- a CDS encoding cbb3-type cytochrome c oxidase subunit I produces MAALTLYPEDERLDGANRVAFNLYVVTALALFVVMMLIGLTMRMSQATWLTVPPDLFYKLLSMHGAGMVGTASLITTAVMWFFLRKYVPLHRWAFVANYVLFMLGALCIIAAIFIGGYGGLWTFLYPLPVRGMGLWSTQTAALFFLGYLLIGVGSLLFYLDAAAAIIRVHGNLARALGLQWLFSGTIDPDHPKTVVASTMVIIANSLGILAGAVVLVMSLINVFVPSVTLDALLAKNLTYWFGHMYINATIYMGVIAVYELLPRYTGKPYPISRPFLWSWAASTLFVIIVYPHHLMMDFAQPRWLTIMGQVISWMAGFPVFLVTTYGALTNVYRSGMRWMMPSRLLVLSLFGWAAGIIPAILDGTVRNNLVMHNTQWVPGHFHFYLLLGVLSMTLALMFHVIGSRVGAAPDAASDRAGLLVYLGGALIFVFAFLQAGHQSVARRMATHLPAWTGTDKLGSVGAILVVLGMVFFAARITAGLLGRLPTRDGQVVGTAGGSG; encoded by the coding sequence ATGGCCGCACTCACGCTCTACCCCGAGGACGAACGGCTCGACGGCGCGAACCGCGTGGCGTTCAACCTCTACGTCGTCACCGCACTGGCCCTGTTCGTGGTGATGATGCTCATCGGCCTCACCATGCGCATGTCGCAGGCCACCTGGCTCACGGTGCCGCCGGATCTCTTCTACAAGCTCCTGTCGATGCACGGGGCGGGCATGGTCGGCACAGCCTCGCTGATCACGACCGCGGTGATGTGGTTCTTCCTGCGCAAGTACGTGCCGCTGCACCGATGGGCGTTCGTCGCCAACTACGTGCTCTTCATGCTCGGGGCGCTGTGCATCATCGCCGCGATCTTCATCGGCGGCTACGGCGGCCTGTGGACCTTCCTGTATCCGCTGCCGGTGCGCGGCATGGGCCTCTGGAGCACGCAGACCGCCGCCCTGTTCTTCCTCGGGTACCTGCTGATCGGCGTCGGGAGCCTCCTGTTCTACCTCGACGCCGCCGCGGCGATCATCAGGGTCCACGGCAACCTTGCACGCGCGCTCGGCCTGCAGTGGCTGTTTAGTGGCACGATCGACCCAGACCACCCCAAAACGGTCGTCGCCAGCACGATGGTCATCATCGCCAACTCGCTCGGCATTCTCGCCGGCGCCGTGGTGCTCGTGATGAGCCTCATCAACGTCTTCGTCCCGAGCGTCACGCTGGACGCGTTGCTCGCCAAGAACCTGACCTACTGGTTCGGGCACATGTACATCAACGCGACGATCTACATGGGCGTGATCGCAGTGTACGAGCTGCTGCCGCGCTACACCGGCAAGCCGTACCCCATCTCGCGGCCGTTCCTGTGGTCCTGGGCCGCGAGCACACTGTTCGTGATCATCGTGTATCCGCACCACCTCATGATGGACTTCGCCCAGCCGCGCTGGCTCACCATCATGGGCCAGGTGATCTCGTGGATGGCCGGTTTTCCCGTCTTCCTCGTGACCACGTACGGCGCGCTCACCAACGTGTACCGCTCCGGCATGCGCTGGATGATGCCGTCGCGCCTGCTCGTGCTTTCGCTCTTTGGGTGGGCGGCCGGCATCATTCCGGCCATCCTCGACGGAACCGTGCGCAACAACCTCGTGATGCACAACACGCAATGGGTGCCAGGGCACTTTCACTTCTACCTGCTCCTCGGCGTGCTCTCGATGACGCTCGCGCTCATGTTCCACGTCATCGGGAGCCGAGTGGGCGCCGCACCAGACGCGGCCTCCGACCGGGCGGGCCTGCTGGTCTACCTTGGCGGTGCACTGATCTTTGTGTTCGCGTTCCTCCAGGCGGGCCACCAGAGCGTCGCGCGCCGCATGGCGACGCACCTGCCCGCGTGGACAGGCACGGACAAGCTCGGATCCGTCGGGGCGATCCTCGTGGTGCTCGGCATGGTGTTCTTTGCCGCGCGCATCACGGCCGGACTCCTCGGACGGTTGCCGACGCGGGATGGACAAGTTGTCGGCACGGCGGGCGGTTCCGGCTAG